The sequence GACGCTTCCGGATAAGCCGCCCGCAAGCGACGCAGAACAGGGGTGGTCAAAACGATATCACCGATCGAACTGAACCTGATGACCAGAATTGTCCTGATATTCTCTGTTGTTCCTTTCTGCAAGACCATTCAGGACCAGAACTCCCACCATGCTTTACGTTTTGCTTTGTCCTCCGGCATGGAAGCCTGCAGCATGGCGATGTTATCGGAAACCGTTTTCTGAAGTTTTTCCTTCTCCGGCCAATCACCTTTCCGATCGGCAATCATTTCACTCACCGTATGAAACGCTTTCAGCGCATCGCCTGACCTACCGGTTCTCGCAAGCGCAAATGCGCGACTCATGACAGCAGCGATCCATTGCTTCCCAGCTTCCTTATGAAGCTCACCCCGACGG is a genomic window of Prosthecochloris marina containing:
- a CDS encoding DUF3856 domain-containing protein; this encodes MKPLKQVAQAYMALSKGERGLQEGAFEEAVSEYQRAMAVTRTIPQEEVFDHEGFDALCHAGLASALGKLEQYEESLASADKALHYFNRRGELHKEAGKQWIAAVMSRAFALARTGRSGDALKAFHTVSEMIADRKGDWPEKEKLQKTVSDNIAMLQASMPEDKAKRKAWWEFWS